The nucleotide sequence CAGGGGAAAGTCGCCACCTCGACTACCCACTGCGCCACAACGCTCTACACTCCCCACGACAATGGCGGCAGTAGAGCTGCCACTGAGTCAGGGGGAATGGCTCACTAGCTGTTGTACCGCGTTTCAGCCTCGCCGAGGCATCGGACGCCACACCCGTAACGGATAACCGCCCCGCCGCCCAAGGCCGCGCGGGCAAAGGCAGATGGAGAATGGATGATGAAGCGTTACCTAGGGCTCACCCTTGGCGTGAGCATGCTGACTTGCGCCAGCCTGGCCGGCGCCGCCCAAAGCCCGCAGCAAGCGACGCGACCAGTTGAAGCGGATCTGCCCTTTGGCAACACCGTCCAGAACGGCTACCGCCACGAGCTGCAACTGGCGCAGAACGATGCGAACGGCAACGCGGCAGCGAACCCCGCTGCATCCGACAAGTGCGCACGCATGCAGAACGACTTCGACATCGACCTGCACGAGCTGGTCAAGGCCGGCTGCCAGCCATCCCAGGCGCAGATCGGCAAGCTGATGGACAACCCGGTCGGCAACCTGGTGATCCTCCAAAACCAGTTCGACTACACCGCACTGAAGGGGCCGAACAGCAACGGCACCCACTACATGGGCAAATACAGCTTCATACCGACCTTCCCGACCGAGCTGGGCGAGGACTGGAACCTGATCCACCGGATTCCCATCTCCTACACCGATGCGCCGGTGAACAAGGATTTTGGCGACCTCGCCGGCATGGGGCCGGACACCATCATCCACTCCCCGGAACTGCCGGGTCTGCTGGAAAACCCCTACGACCGCACGCATGGCATGGGTGACCTGGGCTATGTCGGCATCGCCTCGCCCAAGGCACCAATCAAGCTCGCCAACGGCGCCAAGGTGGTGTGGGGCGTGGGCGGCACCGCGCTGTTCCCCACCGCCGAATACGATGTGCTCGGCCAAGGCAAGTATTCCGTCGGCCCGAGCGCCGTGGCCGCCTACCTGGGCACGGACTGGACCTTCGGGGTATTCCCGCAGCACTGGTGGTCGGTGGCCGGCGATGACGACCGCGACGATGTCAGCCTGACCAACATCCAGTACTTCATCGTCCACTCGATCCCCGGCGACGCCCAGTGGCGGGTCGGCATGACGCCGAACGTCACCGTCAACTGGAAGGCCACCAGCGACAACAAGGTCACCTTCCCGGTCGGCCTAGGCATCTCCCGGCTGTACAAGTTCGGCCAGCTGCCCGTGCGCCTGGGCGCGGAAGTCCAGTACTCGGCGATCCACCCGGAAGACCAGTTGGGCAGCCGCTGGAACTTCCGCCTCATCTTCGTCCCGGTGATTCCGACCTTCCTGTTCTGACCGGCAACCGCACCACCCTGGGCCGGCGCTTGCCGCCGGCCCGGCCTCCCCCTCGCGCGCCTTCGCGCATGACCGCAGCGTCAGTGCCCGCCCAGATACGCGTTGCGCACATCCTGGTTGCCGAGCAGTTCCTGGCCGGTGCCGCTCAGGCGGATTTCGCCGTTGACCATCACGTAGCCGCGGTCGGAGAGTTTCAGCGCATGGTTGGCGTTCTGCTCGACCAGGAAGATGGTCATGCCGCTTTGCGCCAGCTCGCGCAGGGTCTGGAAGATTTGCCGCACCACCAGCGGCGCCAGGCCCAACGACGGTTCGTCAAGCAGCAGCAGTTGCGGGCGGCTCATCAGCGCGCGGGCGATGGCGAGCATCTGTTGCTCGCCGCCAGACATGGTCATGGCCCGCTGGTTGCGCCGTTCCTTGAGCACCGGAAACAGCTCGAACATGCGCTGCATGTCTTCCTGCACATGCTGCATGCCGATCGGAATGGTGCCCATCAGCAGGTTTTCCTCGACGCTCATGTCGGGGAACACTCGCCGCCCTTCCGGCGATTGCGCCACACCGCTGGAGGCGACGAAGTGCGAAGACTTGTGGGTGATATCCGTGCCGCGCAGGAGAATCTGCCCCTCCTCGGCGCGCGGCTGACCGAAGATCGACATCAACAACGTCGACTTGCCCGCGCCGTTGGCGCCGATCAGCGCCACCGTCTCGCCTTCGTCGATGTGCAGGGAGACCTTTTTCAGCGCCTGGATCGGCCCGTAGTACACATCGACTTCACGGAACTCCAGCAACGCCGCCGTCATACCAGCTCCTCTTCGTCGGCACCCAGGTAGGCAGCGATGACTTTTTCGTCATGGCGAATTGCCTCGGGCGCGCCACGGGCGATCACATCGCCGTGGTCGAGGACGATGATGTGGTCGGAGATATTCATCACCATGCCCATGTCGTGCTCGATCAGTAGCACGGTGATGCCGTGGTGGTCGCGCAGGTAGCGGACGATCCGCGACAGCGCCTGGGTCTCCATCGGGTTGAGGCCGGCAGCCGGCTCGTCCAGGCAGATCAGCTCCGGCCGCGTGCACATCGCCCGGGCGATCTCCAAACGCCGCTGCTGACCGTAGGACAGCTCGCCGGCCAGGCGATTGGCGGACTCCGCCAGATCGACCACTTCCAGCCAGTAGAAGGCGTGATCGAGCGCATCATTTTCCGCTCGCCGATAGCCCGGCGTGTTGAGCACGCCGGCGAACAGGCTGCGGTTGACGAACATGTGCTGGGCGACCAGCAGGTTCTCCACCACGGACATTTCGCGGAACAGGCGGATGTTCTGGAAAGTGCGCGCCAGACCGGCTCGATTGACCAGGTGGGTACCGCCGAACATCTTGTAGCGCAGGCGGCTGACGAACCGCGCCGGATTGACGAAATCACTGGCGCGAAACGGCTGGCCGAGCACCTTGATCACATCGGTGGACTTGCCCTGGGCGTCCAGCAGGATGCTCCCGCCGCTGGCCTTGTAGAAGCCGGTCAGGCAGTTGAACACCGTGGTTTTGCCGGCGCCGTTGGGGCCGATCAGCGCGGTGATCGAGCCGCGCTCGACTTCCAGATTGACGTCGTTGAGCGCCTTGATGCCGCCGAAATGCATCATCAGGTGTTCGACGCGCAGGATCATGTCGCTCATGGCGCCACCCCCTTGCGCGGCGCGAAGCCGCTGCGGCTGATGCGGATCAGGCCGCGCGGCCGCCAAATCATCATCGCCACCATCAGCACACCGAATAGCAGCACCCGGTAGTCGGCGAAGGTGCGCAGCAGCTCCGGCGCCACGGTGAGGACGAACGCGGCGATCACCACGCCAACCGTCGAGCCCATGCCGCCGAGCACGACGATGGCGAGGATCAGCGCCGACTCGAAGAAGGTGAACGACGACGGGTTGACGAAGCCCTGGTAGGTGGCGAAAAACACCCCGGCCAGGCCGGCAGTGGAGGCGCCGAGGGTAAACGCCGAGAGCTTGACCAGCACGTGATTGAGGCCCAGCGAGCGACACGCTACTTCATCTTCGCGCAGGGCTTCCCAGGCGCGGCCGACCGGCATCTTGGTCAGCCGGTGCTTGAGGTAGAGGACCACCAGTACCACCAGAAACAGCACGATGTAGATAAACAGGAA is from Pseudomonas sp. LS44 and encodes:
- a CDS encoding ABC transporter ATP-binding protein, whose protein sequence is MSDMILRVEHLMMHFGGIKALNDVNLEVERGSITALIGPNGAGKTTVFNCLTGFYKASGGSILLDAQGKSTDVIKVLGQPFRASDFVNPARFVSRLRYKMFGGTHLVNRAGLARTFQNIRLFREMSVVENLLVAQHMFVNRSLFAGVLNTPGYRRAENDALDHAFYWLEVVDLAESANRLAGELSYGQQRRLEIARAMCTRPELICLDEPAAGLNPMETQALSRIVRYLRDHHGITVLLIEHDMGMVMNISDHIIVLDHGDVIARGAPEAIRHDEKVIAAYLGADEEELV
- a CDS encoding ABC transporter ATP-binding protein, with amino-acid sequence MTAALLEFREVDVYYGPIQALKKVSLHIDEGETVALIGANGAGKSTLLMSIFGQPRAEEGQILLRGTDITHKSSHFVASSGVAQSPEGRRVFPDMSVEENLLMGTIPIGMQHVQEDMQRMFELFPVLKERRNQRAMTMSGGEQQMLAIARALMSRPQLLLLDEPSLGLAPLVVRQIFQTLRELAQSGMTIFLVEQNANHALKLSDRGYVMVNGEIRLSGTGQELLGNQDVRNAYLGGH